In one Lolium rigidum isolate FL_2022 chromosome 3, APGP_CSIRO_Lrig_0.1, whole genome shotgun sequence genomic region, the following are encoded:
- the LOC124697348 gene encoding uncharacterized protein LOC124697348, producing the protein MAATMKLSLTFVLLLSALVVFGDVGDAAPTCDIIRCIQGGNITCANRPGKVFEGCACVCAPEDGKGCVLHLDDGTSQKCPKTSG; encoded by the exons ATGGCTGCCACCATGAAGCTCTCGCTcaccttcgtcctcctcctctctg CGCTCGTGGTGTTCGGGGACGTGGGTGACGCCGCGCCGACCTGCGACATCATCCGGTGCATCCAGGGAGGGAACATCACCTGTGCCAACCGCCCCGGCAAGGTGTTCGAAGGGTGCGCCTGCGTCTGCGCGCCAGAGGATGGCAAGGGCTGCGTGCTCCACCTCGACGACGGCACTAGTCAGAAGTGCCCCAAGACGAGTGGCTGA